The following coding sequences lie in one Hippoglossus hippoglossus isolate fHipHip1 chromosome 14, fHipHip1.pri, whole genome shotgun sequence genomic window:
- the sec24a gene encoding protein transport protein Sec24A isoform X4: protein MQQLPGVSYGMTHQPIYNPMQSKAPAPPGPGLYPSGAYQPIPPGSSYQPGQPPTSYPAPLGQPLLTRPQMGVPPSHTPPQSASPGPRPSLARATPPPPAASSSSYYPNPQQLQPMAPSWQYNTAPPPMGPPTSTSTPPRGPVANHVNPSSSSTVPPPPLSSAAYSSGPGMPPTSLQGYNQPGMAPPQMNPMASHTYHPSRPAYGPPTSGHPNSGPPPTGLPPTGPPPTGLPPTGPPHSMKHTPLPTGPPVANVTPPPPRADAQCGATFNSTQSPTEPDCQQGDIECPGAVAGNGPQSSNSYNHVDNIMAGPPQHGPPGRHLGHYPSLPPGYQNTPAPHKSPSPMHPAMQSATQPYTQSSQAYQQPPGGPGPAQLSPSMAAMSLQSSTPEALRVVNLLQERNLLPPSPTPPPTPCLPQDLQKINCNPEVFRSTLTSIPQTQSLLNKAKMPLGLLLHPFKDLTQLPVVTSSTIVRCRSCRTYINPFVTFLDQRRWKCNLCYRVNDVPEEFMYNPVSRSYGEPHKRPEVQNATIEFIAPSEYMLRPPQPAVYLFVLDVSHNAVETGYLNVFCQLLLENINTLPGDSRTKVGFITFDSTIHFYNLQEGLSQPQMLIVSDIEDIFLPTPDSLLVNLNECKELVQDLLRSLPNLFQKTMETQSALGSALQAAFKLLSPTGGRMSVFQTQLPNLGVGALQSREDPNQRASAKDIQHLSPATDFYKKLALDCSGQQVAVDLFLLSAQYCDLASLGCISRYSAGSVYYYPSYHHQHSPAQVERFQKDLKRYLTRKIGFEAVMRIRCTKGMSIHTFHGNFFVRSTDLLSLPNVNPDAGFAVQMSIEENLDDMQAVSFQAALLYTSSKGERRIRVHTLCLPVVNSLSDIFSGADVQAITGLLACMAVDRSVAASLGDARDAMTNAAIDSLSSYRQSVLTIQQPGLLAPACLRLFPLYVLALLKQKAFRTGTSTRLDDRVFAMCQLKYQPLVYAMLMIHPSLYRIDDLNDEGALNINERTIPQPRVQQLSVEKLSRDGAFLMDAGLVIYLWIGRNCHTNFLSQVLGVPSYAAVPENLYMLPELDTAESQRTRAFIGWLRDQRPFFPSVHVIRDESQLKNSFMQNMIEDRTESALSYYEFLLHIQQQISK, encoded by the exons ATGCAGCAGCTCCCAGGGGTCAGCTATGGCATGACCCACCAACCAATCTACAATCCAATGCAGTCCAAAGCTCCCGCACCCCCCGGCCCTGGACTTTACCCCTCTGGGGCATATCAGCCTATTCCCCCAGGCAGCTCCTACCAGCCTGGCCAACCGCCCACTTCCTACCCAGCTCCCCTAGGCCAGCCATTGTTGACCAGGCCTCAAATGGGTGTTCCTCCATCACATACCCCTCCTCAGTCTGCCAGCCCTGGTCCCAGGCCGTCCCTTGCACGGGCCACACCGCCCCCTCCTGCAGCATCCTCTAGTAGCTACTATCCAAAcccccagcagctgcagcccaTGGCTCCATCATGGCAGTACAACACAGCTCCCCCACCAATGGGGCCACCCACTTCCACAAGCACGCCTCCCCGAGGCCCTGTGGCAAATCACGTGAACCCATCTTCAAGTTCAACAGTCCCACCGCCACCACTGTCATCAGCAGCATACAGCTCAGGCCCCGGGATGCCCCCTACCAGCCTGCAAGGATATAACCAGCCAG GCATGGCTCCTCCACAAATGAATCCCATGGCTTCCCACACATACCATCCAAGCAGACCTGCCTATGGGCCCCCAACTTCAGGACACCCAAATTCAGGACCCCCACCCACAG GACTCCCACCTACAGGCCCACCACCTACAGGACTCCCACCTACAGGCCCACCACACTCCATGAAACATACACCACTTCCCACTGGACCCCCAGTGGCCAATGTCACACCTCCTCCACCCAGAGCTGATG CTCAGTGCGGGGCGACTTTTAACAGCACTCAGTCCCCCACTGAGCCCGACTGCCAGCAGGGGGATATTGAATGTCCAG GAGCTGTGGCCGGCAATGGTCCCCAATCATCAAACAGCTATAATCATGTTGACAACATAATGG CTGGTCCTCCCCAGCACGGACCACCTGGTCGGCACTTGGGCCActacccctccctcccccctggGTACCAGAACACACCGGCTCCACACAAATCCCCCTCCCCCATGCACCCTGCGATGCAAAGCGCCACACAGCCTTACACTCAATCATCTCAGGCATACCAGCAG CCACCTGGTGGCCCAGGGCCAGCCCAACTGAGCCCGTCCATGGCGGCCATGAGCCTCCAGTCCAGTACCCCAGAGGCACTAAGAGTGGTCAAcctgctgcaggagaggaaCCTGCTGCCACCAAGCCCGACCCCTCCCCCGACACCCTGCCTGCCCCAGGACCTGCAGAAGATTAACTGCAACCCAGA GGTTTTCCGCTCTACGCTGACCAGCATCCCTCAGACACAGTCGTTGCTCAATAAAGCCAAGATGCCGCTgggcctgctgctccacccgtTCAAAGACCTCACG CAACTTCCTGTGGTGACTTCCAGCACCATCGTCAGATGTCGGTCCTGCAGAACCTACATTAACCCGTTTGTCACCTTCCTGGACCAGAGGAGGTGGAAGTGCAACCTGTGCTATCGGGTCAATGATG TTCCGGAAGAGTTTATGTACAACCCAGTCAGCAGATCGTATGGAGAACCACACAAAAGACCTGAGGTCCAGAACGCCACCATTGAGTTCATTGCTCCTTCAGAGTATATG CTGAGGCCACCGCAGCCGGCTGTTTACCTCTTTGTTCTGGACGTATCCCACAATGCAGTGGAGACAGGCTACCTGAATGTGTTCTGTCAGTTGCTGCTGGAAAACATCAACAC GCTTCCTGGAGACTCGCGGACGAAGGTAGGCTTCATCACCTTCGACAGCACCATCCACTTCTACAATCTTCAGGAGGGACTTTCTCAGCCTCAGATGCTCATCGTGTCTGACATTGAAG atATCTTTTTACCAACACCAGACAGCCTTCTCGTAAACCTCAATGAGTGCAAAGAA cttgtGCAGGATCTCCTGAGGAGTCTGCCAAATTTATTTCAAAAGACTATGGAGACTCAATCTGCCCTGGGATCAGCTCTGCAAGCAGCCTTCAAGCTGCTGTCGCCCACTGGAGGGCGTATGTCTGTCTTTCAGACACAACTGCCAAACCTGGGTGTGGGGGCGCTGCAGTCCAGAGAGGACCCCAACCAGCGAGCGTCTGCCAAG GACATCCAGCATCTATCTCCAGCGACAGACTTCTACAAGAAGCTGGCTCTGGACTGCTCCGGCCAGCAGGTGGCTGTTGACCTGTTCCTGCTCAGTGCTCAGTACTGTGATCTGGCTTCACTTG GCTGTATTTCGAGATACTCAGCAGGGAGCGTTTACTATTACCCGTCATACCACCACCAGCACAGCCCTGCTCAGGTGGAGCGCTTCCAGAAGGATCTGAAGAGATACTTAACCAGGAAGATCGGCTTTGAGGCCGTCATGAGGATACGCTGCACTAAAG gtatgTCCATCCACACGTTCCACGGAAACTTCTTTGTGCGCTCGACAGATCTGTTGTCCCTCCCTAACGTGAACCCGGATGCTGGCTTTGCTGTTCAAATGTCCATCGAGGAAAATCTGGACGACATGCAGGCTGTCTCTTTCCAGGCCGCCCTGCTTTACACCTCCAGCaaag gaGAAAGGAGGATCCGTGTCCACACCTTGTGTCTCCCTGTGGTCAACTCTCTGTCAGATATCTTTTCTGGGGCAGATGTTCAGGCCATTACTGGGCTGCTGGCTTGCATGG CTGTGGATCGTTCAGTGGCTGCCAGTCTGGGTGACGCCAGAGATGCGATGACCAACGCTGCTATTGACTCGCTGTCGTCATACCGACAGTCTGTGTTGACCATCCAGCAGCCCGGCCTGCTGGCCCCGGCCTGCCTCAGACTCTTCCCCCTTTACGTCCTCGCCCTGCTCAAACAG AAAGCCTTCAGGACGGGCACCAGCACCAGACTGGATGACCGAGTGTTTGCCATGTGTCAACTGAAGTACCAGCCACTGGTCTACGCCATGCTGATGATCCATCCTTCTCTGTACCGCATCGACGACCTGAACGATGAG GGAGCTTTGAACATCAACGAGCGGACCATCCCTCAGCCCAGAGtgcagcagctgtctgtggagAAGCTCAGCAGGGATGGAGCTTTCCTCATGGACGCTGGATTA GTGATTTATCTGTGGATCGGACGGAACTGCCACACCAACTTCCTCTCACAAGTCCTGGGAGTTCCCAGCTATGCTGCCGTGCCTGAAAACTTG TATATGCTCCCGGAGCTGGACACTGCCGAGTCGCAGAGAACCAGGGCTTTCATTGGTTGGCTGAGGGATCAGAGGCCGTTCTTCCCCTCTGTGCATGTCATCAG GGACGAGAGCCAGCTGAAAAACAGCTTTATGCAGAACATGATCGAGGACCGAACAGAGTCGGCCCTGTCGTACTACGAGTTCCTGCTTCACATCCAACAGCAAATCTCCAAATAA